The following are encoded together in the Mesoterricola sediminis genome:
- a CDS encoding GxxExxY protein: MKRGGAEDLAEGRGGKRSWNLPLDIEWRGLVVERAYRLDLLVDDLVVVEAKAEWRSACSSISVSGLSKTVESSG; the protein is encoded by the coding sequence ATGAAACGCGGAGGCGCGGAGGATCTCGCAGAGGGTCGCGGAGGAAAGCGCTCCTGGAACCTGCCCCTGGATATCGAGTGGAGGGGGCTTGTGGTTGAGCGGGCCTACCGGCTGGATTTGCTGGTTGACGACCTCGTGGTCGTGGAGGCGAAGGCGGAATGGAGGTCGGCCTGCTCCTCAATTTCCGTCAGTGGCCTTTCAAAGACGGTGGAATCAAGCGGGTGA
- a CDS encoding outer membrane protein assembly factor BamD, producing the protein MNALCRAATALSLLVLAGCSSEDPRLPDKLYEEAISLTQQGRNQEAQALLKRLASQYPDTKAGRDAVKDLYTLDGLVRQEVRERQRALHGTMKRVADALTRYRSTHGEYPRYLSALVPDYLDQAPETPWKHPFLYRPYVTVPIADVKDRRGRVAQVFNTKLDGYILCSLGLDLQIGGEDLAEDSYIVNGEPYKGAAPPPIPQPQPLR; encoded by the coding sequence ATGAACGCCCTGTGCCGGGCCGCCACGGCCCTGTCTCTGTTGGTCCTCGCCGGATGCAGCTCCGAGGATCCGCGGCTGCCCGACAAGCTCTACGAGGAAGCCATCAGCCTCACCCAGCAGGGGCGGAACCAGGAAGCCCAGGCCCTCCTGAAGCGCCTGGCGTCCCAGTATCCGGACACCAAGGCGGGCCGCGACGCGGTCAAGGACCTGTACACCCTGGACGGCCTCGTGCGCCAGGAGGTGCGGGAGCGCCAGCGGGCCCTCCACGGCACCATGAAGCGGGTCGCGGACGCGCTGACCCGCTACCGGAGCACCCACGGCGAGTATCCCCGCTACCTCTCGGCCCTCGTCCCCGACTACCTGGACCAGGCGCCGGAAACGCCCTGGAAGCACCCTTTCCTGTACCGCCCCTACGTGACCGTCCCCATCGCCGACGTGAAGGACCGCCGGGGCCGGGTGGCCCAGGTCTTCAACACCAAGCTCGACGGCTACATCCTCTGCTCGCTCGGCCTGGACCTGCAGATCGGGGGCGAGGACCTGGCGGAGGACAGCTACATCGTCAACGGCGAACCCTACAAGGGCGCAGCGCCGCCCCCCATCCCCCAGCCCCAGCCCCTGCGCTGA
- a CDS encoding class I SAM-dependent methyltransferase translates to MRQRPARLMIVAALVLGLGSACRVPAPAPAPLSWRVAAAHLEDVFADIPGSSIDDFRAGVPEAERHLINASHGAEGISLDKAHIYGEPSPAATDAILRRLGAGRGDVLFDLGCGRGFFLMQALLTTPLPKVVGVELAGSRAAVARAARDRLRAGGLLGPGRVLELREEDLARTDLTGCTLVFMDSVFFSDELLTTVARRLHEAGTVRGLAMIQKGLPPNPWFELAGTERLKMSWSPRFGTDVLFYRPVRGR, encoded by the coding sequence ATGCGCCAACGTCCTGCCCGCTTGATGATCGTCGCGGCCCTGGTCCTGGGGCTGGGGAGCGCCTGCCGGGTTCCGGCGCCGGCGCCGGCGCCCCTGAGCTGGCGGGTGGCGGCGGCGCACCTGGAGGACGTGTTCGCGGACATCCCGGGCAGTTCCATCGACGATTTCCGGGCGGGCGTGCCGGAGGCGGAGCGGCACTTGATCAACGCGAGCCACGGCGCGGAGGGGATCAGCCTGGACAAGGCCCACATCTATGGCGAGCCCTCCCCGGCGGCCACCGACGCCATCCTCCGGCGCCTCGGGGCAGGGCGGGGGGACGTGCTGTTCGACCTGGGCTGCGGGCGGGGCTTCTTCCTCATGCAGGCCCTCCTGACCACGCCCTTGCCGAAGGTCGTCGGGGTGGAACTGGCCGGGTCGCGGGCGGCGGTGGCCCGGGCGGCCCGGGATCGCCTGCGGGCCGGAGGGCTGCTGGGACCCGGCCGGGTCCTGGAGCTCCGGGAGGAGGACCTGGCCCGGACGGACCTGACGGGCTGCACCCTGGTGTTCATGGATTCGGTGTTCTTCTCGGACGAACTGCTGACCACGGTGGCCCGGCGCCTGCACGAGGCGGGGACGGTCCGCGGCCTCGCCATGATCCAGAAGGGCCTGCCGCCCAACCCCTGGTTCGAGCTGGCGGGGACGGAGCGGCTCAAGATGAGCTGGAGCCCGCGCTTCGGTACCGACGTGCTGTTCTACCGTCCCGTCCGGGGCCGCTGA
- a CDS encoding YajQ family cyclic di-GMP-binding protein — MASDCSFDVVSKVDMDEVKNAVNQATKEIGQRFDFKGSVSKIELKDEAVLVLTSDDEVKLKAVIDVLQGKLVKRNVSIRAMEYGKLEPAAKGTVRQEVKILQGIPSEKAKALVKVLKDAKVKVQAAIQGDQLRVSGKNKDDLQDAIALLKKNDQGLDLQFTNYRS; from the coding sequence ATGGCCAGCGACTGTTCATTCGACGTTGTGTCCAAGGTGGACATGGACGAAGTGAAGAACGCGGTTAACCAGGCCACCAAGGAGATCGGCCAGCGCTTCGATTTCAAGGGTTCCGTGTCGAAGATCGAGCTCAAGGACGAGGCCGTCCTCGTGCTGACCAGCGACGACGAGGTCAAGCTCAAGGCCGTGATCGACGTGCTCCAGGGCAAGCTGGTCAAGCGCAACGTGAGCATCCGCGCCATGGAGTACGGCAAGCTCGAGCCCGCGGCCAAGGGCACCGTCCGCCAGGAGGTGAAGATCCTCCAGGGCATCCCCTCCGAGAAGGCCAAGGCCCTCGTCAAGGTCCTCAAGGACGCCAAGGTCAAGGTCCAGGCCGCCATCCAGGGCGACCAGCTGCGGGTCTCCGGCAAGAACAAGGACGACCTCCAGGACGCGATCGCGCTCCTCAAGAAGAACGACCAGGGCCTCGACCTGCAGTTCACCAACTACCGGTCCTAG
- a CDS encoding polyprenyl synthetase family protein, which produces MSRIDLLRYFLPISGKLAEVEEEIQRALASEVAVVSRLAAHIGAGKGKRLRPALVLLGSRLCRVETQEDIRFAVVFEMLHTATLIHDDVIDHAQTRRSKPTLNALWGNTLTVLFGDLLYLRSMSMAIAGRSFRMLEIMAEVTTRMIEGELIQNDCLFNLETSRKDYFDIQERKTALLFSGCTETGAVLAGRPEADCVAMRQYGLEIGRAFQLVDDLLDYTSTEAEMGKPVFSDLREGKLTLPMLTLLERAPREARPIIERIWANGEETPIAPADEKALRALIQAHDALAETRDLALRASRAATAALQGVDGDPATRKLLLDIPEILLARSN; this is translated from the coding sequence ATGAGCCGCATCGACCTCCTCCGGTACTTCCTCCCCATCTCCGGCAAGCTGGCCGAGGTGGAGGAGGAGATCCAGCGCGCCCTCGCGTCGGAGGTGGCCGTCGTCAGCCGCTTGGCGGCCCATATCGGCGCGGGGAAGGGCAAGCGCCTTCGCCCGGCCCTCGTCCTTCTCGGCAGCCGCCTCTGCCGCGTCGAGACGCAGGAGGACATCCGCTTCGCCGTGGTCTTCGAGATGCTCCACACGGCGACCCTCATCCACGACGACGTCATCGACCACGCCCAGACCCGGCGGTCCAAGCCCACGCTCAACGCCCTGTGGGGCAACACCCTGACCGTGCTCTTCGGCGACCTCCTCTACCTGCGCTCCATGTCCATGGCCATCGCGGGGCGGTCCTTCCGGATGCTGGAGATCATGGCCGAGGTGACCACCCGGATGATCGAGGGCGAACTCATCCAGAACGACTGCCTGTTCAACCTGGAGACGAGCCGCAAGGACTACTTCGACATCCAGGAGCGGAAGACGGCCCTCCTCTTCTCGGGGTGCACCGAGACGGGCGCCGTGCTGGCGGGCCGCCCCGAGGCCGATTGCGTGGCCATGCGGCAGTACGGCCTGGAGATCGGCCGGGCCTTCCAGCTCGTGGACGACCTCCTGGACTACACCTCCACCGAGGCGGAGATGGGCAAGCCCGTCTTCTCCGACCTGCGGGAGGGCAAGCTCACCCTGCCGATGCTCACCCTCCTGGAGCGCGCCCCCCGGGAGGCGCGCCCCATCATCGAGCGCATCTGGGCCAACGGGGAGGAGACCCCCATCGCCCCCGCGGACGAGAAGGCCCTCCGCGCCCTGATCCAGGCCCACGACGCCCTGGCCGAGACCCGGGACCTGGCCCTCCGCGCCAGCCGCGCGGCCACTGCCGCCCTCCAGGGCGTGGACGGGGACCCCGCCACCCGGAAACTCCTCCTGGACATCCCCGAGATCCTGCTGGCCCGCAGCAACTGA
- a CDS encoding type IV pilus twitching motility protein PilT: protein MAQLDKLLAHITPRGGLRLRLEAGAPPLLMMPAGVETPLMASALSGVMVEALAREVLPAGSAPGFEATGEAAFDHQAGNETFLVTLARTPRGVAIQVEPQSGASSATLTQPLPRRTPVPVAPPQAPPPAPRADAPRADAPRADAPRADAPRIDAAGGRALAEALFKDLLARKGSDLHLTSFETPTARIHGDMEELEGFGILGPAQLGAMMEALAPEAAWEHFKAHNDADFAYPFEAGGCRLRVNYFQDRQGPGMVCRVIPNEIPDPDRLGLPDPVRRLADLAKGLVLVTGPTGSGKSTTLAAILDIANQKRNDHILTIEDPIEFVHPRKRCLVNQREVGNHTDSFKSGLRAALREDPDIVLVGEMRDLETISIALETAITGHLVFGTLHTSSAIGTVDRIVDQFPSDRQQQIRVMLADALKCVVSQTLLKKVGGGRVAALETLFITPAIANLIREGKNFQIQSAMQTGRAYGQKLMNDALLELIQNRVVEPQEAYMKCPDKESFMNTLKRGGINWDPRGQE, encoded by the coding sequence ATGGCTCAGCTGGACAAGCTCCTGGCCCACATCACGCCCCGCGGGGGCCTCCGCCTCCGCCTGGAGGCCGGCGCCCCGCCCCTCCTGATGATGCCCGCGGGGGTGGAGACCCCCCTCATGGCCAGCGCCCTGAGCGGGGTCATGGTGGAGGCCCTGGCCCGGGAGGTCCTGCCGGCCGGGAGCGCCCCGGGCTTCGAGGCCACGGGGGAGGCGGCCTTCGACCACCAGGCCGGGAACGAGACCTTCCTCGTCACCTTGGCCCGGACGCCCCGGGGGGTGGCCATCCAGGTGGAGCCCCAGTCGGGCGCCTCCTCGGCGACCCTCACCCAGCCCCTGCCCCGCCGCACCCCCGTGCCCGTGGCCCCGCCCCAGGCGCCGCCCCCCGCCCCCCGGGCTGACGCGCCCCGGGCTGACGCGCCCCGGGCTGACGCGCCCCGGGCCGACGCGCCCCGAATCGACGCCGCAGGAGGCCGGGCCCTGGCCGAGGCCCTCTTCAAGGACCTGCTGGCCCGGAAGGGGTCCGACCTGCACCTGACCTCCTTCGAGACCCCCACCGCCCGGATTCACGGAGATATGGAAGAACTGGAAGGGTTCGGGATCCTGGGACCCGCCCAGCTCGGCGCCATGATGGAGGCCCTGGCCCCGGAGGCCGCCTGGGAGCACTTCAAGGCCCACAACGACGCCGACTTCGCCTACCCCTTCGAGGCGGGGGGATGCCGGCTCCGCGTCAACTACTTCCAGGACCGGCAGGGGCCGGGCATGGTCTGCCGGGTGATCCCCAACGAGATCCCCGATCCGGACCGCCTGGGGCTCCCGGACCCGGTCCGGCGGCTGGCGGACCTGGCCAAGGGCCTCGTGCTCGTGACCGGCCCGACGGGTTCGGGCAAGTCCACGACCCTGGCGGCCATCCTGGACATCGCCAACCAGAAGCGGAACGACCACATCCTCACCATCGAGGACCCCATCGAGTTCGTCCATCCCCGCAAGCGGTGCCTGGTCAACCAGCGCGAGGTGGGCAACCACACCGACTCCTTCAAGTCCGGCCTGCGGGCCGCCCTGCGCGAGGACCCCGACATCGTCCTCGTCGGCGAGATGCGGGACCTGGAGACGATTTCCATCGCCCTGGAGACGGCCATCACCGGCCACCTCGTCTTCGGCACCCTCCACACCTCCAGCGCCATCGGGACGGTGGACCGCATCGTGGACCAGTTCCCCTCCGACCGCCAGCAGCAGATCCGGGTCATGCTGGCCGACGCCCTCAAGTGCGTCGTGTCCCAGACCCTCCTCAAGAAGGTCGGCGGCGGGCGGGTCGCGGCCCTGGAGACCCTCTTCATCACCCCGGCCATCGCCAACCTGATCCGCGAGGGGAAGAACTTCCAGATCCAGAGCGCCATGCAGACCGGCCGCGCCTACGGCCAGAAGCTCATGAACGACGCCCTCCTGGAGCTCATCCAGAACCGGGTCGTGGAGCCCCAGGAAGCCTACATGAAGTGCCCCGACAAGGAGTCCTTCATGAACACCCTCAAGCGCGGCGGCATCAACTGGGATCCCCGGGGCCAGGAGTAG
- a CDS encoding NUDIX hydrolase, which translates to MRLIAQHSPGFDPARPWTDGEVELQVESRLFRHVVARRRSPHTDREHGFTRLLCPAWVNVVAFTRQGELLLVEQFRHGIGASTLEVIGGVAEPGEAPSDAGLRELLEETGFRPDRWISLGSCLPNPAIQDNRCHFFLGLDCDPVAPLDLDPSEELRVWAAPWPEAEAMLREGRIEHALVQVALLRMFLWEGWPELRARLEAQPS; encoded by the coding sequence ATGCGCCTGATCGCCCAGCATTCCCCCGGCTTCGATCCCGCCCGCCCCTGGACGGACGGTGAGGTGGAGCTCCAGGTGGAATCCCGGCTCTTCCGGCACGTGGTGGCGCGGCGGCGGAGTCCCCACACGGACCGGGAACACGGGTTCACCCGGCTGCTCTGCCCGGCCTGGGTGAACGTCGTGGCCTTCACCCGCCAGGGGGAGCTCCTGCTCGTGGAGCAGTTCCGCCACGGCATCGGGGCGAGCACGCTGGAGGTCATCGGCGGGGTGGCCGAGCCCGGCGAGGCGCCCAGCGACGCCGGCCTCCGGGAGCTGCTGGAGGAGACCGGATTCCGGCCGGACCGCTGGATCAGCCTGGGGAGCTGCCTCCCCAACCCCGCGATCCAGGACAACCGCTGCCACTTCTTCCTGGGCCTGGACTGCGATCCAGTGGCCCCCCTCGACCTGGACCCCTCGGAGGAACTGCGGGTCTGGGCGGCGCCCTGGCCCGAGGCCGAGGCGATGCTCCGGGAGGGCCGCATCGAGCACGCCCTCGTGCAGGTCGCCCTCCTCCGCATGTTCCTGTGGGAGGGGTGGCCGGAGCTCCGCGCGCGCCTGGAGGCCCAGCCATCCTGA